The following is a genomic window from Niabella soli DSM 19437.
AGGAGGCGGGCGGTGAGCTGAAGTCAGGGAACAATCCTGCAGCCCAAAGCCCAAAAGGGCAATAATTGATGAAGAACCATTATTTTTGAGGCATGCATACATTTGAAGAATTATCGGCATTGTTCTCAGAGAAGTTTGACAAATCGCATTTTCCAGACACCCCCCGGACCTTATATGAACCTAATGATTACTTTTTATCGTTAGGTGGAAAAAGACTGCGCCCCATTCTGTGTTTAATGGCCAATGAATTGTTTGGGAAAATCAGTTCCGATGCCTGGCAGGTAGCCGCGGCAATAGAGCTGTTTCACAATTTTACACTGATCCATGATGACATTATGGACAAGGCCCCGTTAAGAAGGGGAAAACCAACCGTTCATACAAAATATAATGAAAGCACGGCGCTCCTGGCGGGGGATGTGATGCTGATAAGGGCGTACCAATATATCGGCACTATCGATGTAACGTTGATCCAGCGCATCCTGCATCTTTTTAGCCATACGGCGGCTGAAGTTTGTGAAGGGCAGCAGTTGGATATGGATTTTGAGCAAAGAGCCGATGTTACCTTCGACGAATATCTGACGATGATCACTCAAAAGACTTCAGTGCTGCTGGCGGCCAGCCTGCAACTGGGTGGTATACTTGGTGGCGGCAGCCTGGGGAACCTTGACCTGCTGTACCAGGCGGGGAAAAAAATAGGCCTGGCCTTCCAGATGCAGGACGATTACCTGGACGCTTTTGGCAACCCGGAGAAATTTGGTAAACAAGCCGGCGGGGATATTTTGGCTAATAAAAAAACGTTCCTGCTGCTACGGGCGCTGGAAACAGCAACACGAGGGCAGAAAGAAGAACTGGATCATTTGCTGAGGGGAAATGAGCCGGAAAAAGTAAATAAAGTTTTAAAGATCTACCGCGATTGTAAGGTGGATGAATGGGCGCTGGAATTAAAAAGCCGGTTCCTGAGCGAGGCGCTGCAACATTTTGACGATATGGCCGTGGTTTCAAAAAGAAAGGCGCCATTAATAGAATTGGCGCAGCAATTAGTAAAAAGAGAACACTAAATAAATTAAAGGCAATTATTCTATGCCCAATCCACTACTGCGTAAAAAGTCGGTACAATTAATATTGAGAGAGGCGGAAAGCGGCCTTACGGACGCGCATAGTTCCGGGCTGAAGCGGGTATTGGGGGTAAAGGATCTTACCGCGCTAGGCGTGGCTGCCGTCATCG
Proteins encoded in this region:
- a CDS encoding polyprenyl synthetase family protein, producing the protein MHTFEELSALFSEKFDKSHFPDTPRTLYEPNDYFLSLGGKRLRPILCLMANELFGKISSDAWQVAAAIELFHNFTLIHDDIMDKAPLRRGKPTVHTKYNESTALLAGDVMLIRAYQYIGTIDVTLIQRILHLFSHTAAEVCEGQQLDMDFEQRADVTFDEYLTMITQKTSVLLAASLQLGGILGGGSLGNLDLLYQAGKKIGLAFQMQDDYLDAFGNPEKFGKQAGGDILANKKTFLLLRALETATRGQKEELDHLLRGNEPEKVNKVLKIYRDCKVDEWALELKSRFLSEALQHFDDMAVVSKRKAPLIELAQQLVKREH